A region from the Xanthocytophaga agilis genome encodes:
- a CDS encoding Ezrin/radixin/moesin family protein — MKKNWLLLIILFSLSVTTGVYAQKKSKEDKELEKEWKKKLKDMDPLKLKALYDEKNALIQDKTDLNSRVVDLETQLSDKDAEISKVKAQLQENEKQLTDAKAAADKASKNSFGGPMSSNGVVFKVQVGAFKNKDLTKYFKNNKNFSGDVDSDGTKKYTLGFFGDYWEAENFKKYLREMGVKDAWIVAYKDGSRVELKEVLEGATTSNLSK, encoded by the coding sequence ATGAAAAAGAACTGGCTTTTACTTATTATCTTGTTTTCCTTAAGCGTTACTACTGGGGTATATGCCCAAAAAAAATCGAAAGAGGATAAAGAGTTGGAAAAAGAATGGAAGAAGAAATTAAAGGATATGGATCCTCTGAAATTGAAAGCATTGTATGATGAGAAAAATGCTTTGATACAAGATAAAACAGATTTAAATAGCCGGGTAGTTGATCTTGAAACTCAGTTGAGTGACAAGGATGCAGAGATAAGTAAAGTAAAAGCTCAGTTACAGGAAAACGAAAAACAGCTTACAGATGCCAAAGCTGCTGCTGACAAAGCGTCTAAAAATAGTTTCGGCGGACCAATGTCATCCAATGGAGTAGTTTTTAAGGTACAGGTAGGAGCTTTTAAAAACAAAGATCTGACGAAATACTTTAAAAATAATAAGAACTTCAGTGGAGATGTTGACTCTGACGGAACCAAAAAATATACACTTGGATTCTTTGGAGATTATTGGGAGGCTGAAAACTTCAAGAAATATCTGCGGGAAATGGGTGTAAAAGATGCATGGATCGTAGCTTATAAAGACGGAAGCCGCGTTGAATTAAAAGAAGTGCTTGAAGGCGCTACAACAAGTAATCTATCGAAATAG
- a CDS encoding sugar phosphate nucleotidyltransferase has translation MKAIIPVAGVGSTLRPHTHTQPKALVPVAGKAILSYIMDDLIAAGIRDFILVIGYLGDKIETYISETYPDIHVTYVIQEPREGLGQAIWLTREHIQNDSEVLIVLGDTIVTLDLQTLLASPISMLGVKKVDTPWSFGITELDNQGTIKKLVEKPKIPKSNFALVGIYKITDIPALLAALQYIIDNQLKTQNEYHLTDALMKMVEDGVKITTIQVNNWYDCGRKETLLEANSILMNRAEFKRKDYPEFTESIIIQPVSIGKNCNIVSSIIGPNVAIGENTVIRSSVIQNSIIGSFSALENTLLHHSIIGNDSSLKGLTQSLNIGDNTEINFSDTSK, from the coding sequence ATGAAAGCAATTATTCCGGTAGCTGGGGTAGGATCAACTTTACGCCCCCATACACATACACAACCCAAAGCACTGGTTCCGGTAGCGGGAAAAGCTATATTATCATATATCATGGATGACCTAATTGCTGCAGGGATCCGTGATTTTATATTAGTCATAGGTTATCTGGGTGACAAAATAGAAACATACATATCTGAAACGTATCCTGATATTCACGTCACCTATGTAATTCAAGAACCACGTGAAGGTCTTGGTCAGGCAATCTGGCTTACTAGGGAACATATACAGAATGATTCCGAGGTATTAATAGTGTTAGGAGATACAATTGTAACCCTGGATTTACAAACTTTATTAGCTTCTCCTATTTCTATGCTGGGAGTCAAGAAGGTAGATACTCCCTGGTCATTTGGCATTACAGAACTTGATAATCAGGGAACGATCAAAAAGCTTGTAGAGAAACCAAAGATCCCCAAATCAAACTTTGCTCTTGTCGGTATTTATAAGATTACGGATATTCCTGCATTGCTTGCTGCATTACAATACATTATTGATAATCAGTTAAAGACGCAGAATGAATATCATCTGACAGATGCACTTATGAAGATGGTTGAGGATGGAGTAAAGATTACAACTATTCAGGTTAATAACTGGTATGACTGTGGTCGAAAAGAGACGTTGTTGGAAGCAAACTCTATACTAATGAATCGTGCAGAATTTAAGCGTAAAGACTATCCGGAATTTACAGAGAGTATTATTATTCAACCTGTCAGTATTGGTAAAAACTGCAATATTGTATCGTCTATCATTGGTCCTAATGTAGCAATTGGTGAAAATACTGTGATACGTTCTTCTGTAATTCAAAATAGTATTATTGGTTCTTTTAGTGCTCTTGAAAATACGTTGTTGCATCATTCCATAATAGGTAATGATAGTTCCTTAAAAGGACTTACACAAAGCCTGAATATTGGTGATAATACAGAAATTAATTTCAGTGATACCAGTAAATAA